The stretch of DNA GAATGAAGGCGACCACTGAGCACCACAGTGCCCCAATCAATTTTTGTTGTCCCGATTCGGGGTCATTCGCTGATGGACAACAACACCTTTCCCGCACGCCCCGATTGTTCGGCGGCCCGTACGGCGTCGCAAACTTTATCCAACGGGAATGTCTCGCCCACATCAGCTGTGAGGGTTCCGTCGCGGAGCAAGGTTTTCACCATTTTGACCAGCTTCAGTTTGCCGATCAAATTCAGAGAGTTCATATGATTCGACAGCCAGAACCCGGCGATATTGGCGTCGGGCGTCATGATGTCGCGGGGGGAAAACGAGAGTGGTTCCCCCGAAAGCGTGCCGAAGACCAACATGCGGCCCCCTTTGCCCAACGATTGCACCACAGCCGTGCCAAGTGCGCCGCCCACGGGGTCGATGGCATAAGGCACGCCCTGTCCGCTGGTGATTTCGGAAACGGCAGCGGGTAACTCTGCGGGGCTCGCGGCAATCACGGCATCGCCGCCGAGCGACTTGAGCTCAGCGACTTGTTCTTCACGGCGAACGACGTTGAGCGTGCGAAAGCCGTACTTGCGTCCCAAACGGATGACCATCTTGCCCAGCGCCGAACCGGCAGCAGTTTGCAGCAGCCATGCTCCGCGCGGTACTTTGAGTACTTGGCGGGTCATGACGTAGGCGGTTGCCGGATTGACGAAAAACATGGCGGCTTGCTCGACGGATAACTCCTTACCCAAGGGAACCGCTTGTTTGGCAGGGACGGTGGTTTGCTGTTGCCAATTGCCGGTCGTGCCGTTCAGCACGGCGACCCGTTTGCCGACCAAGAATTTGCCCAACAGTCCGCCGCCACTGGCTTCGACGATGCCGACCCCTTCGAATCCGGGCGTCGCCGGAAGTTCGGGCAGAATGCCGTATTGGCCGCGGATCATCATCAAATCCGACGGATTGATCGGGCTGGCCAGCATCCGCACGCGGACGTGTCCGGAAGCCGGGACCGGCTGGTCGCGCGATTCGATCCGCAAGACGTCGGCCGGTTCGCCGAATTGGTTGAGAACCACTGCTTGCATGTTGGGGGGCCTTGGGGTTTGTGACGTTGTTGGGTTTGTGGCGAAATGGGGTTGTGAATTTATCGCTCGGAACGACGGCGAAGCCGTCGGTTTGGGAACTGTGCGACGGCTTCGCTGCTGGGAAGACTAGAGTTGCTTCACGGAGTTTTTGAGGACGCCGAGGCCTTCGATTTCGACTTCGGTGACGTCGCCATCTTTGAGAAACACCGGCGGTTTGCGGGCCATGCCGACTCCTGGGGGAGTGCCGGTGAAGATGATATCGCCTGGTTCCAAACTGAACAGTTGCGAAATATGGGCAATGATTTCGTCGACGCCGAAGATTAGTTCTTTGGTCGAGGAGTCTTGCATCGTCTCGCCGTTGAGCCGCAGCGAAATCGCCAGGTCGCTCGGGTTCTCGATTTTATCGGCCGTCACGACGTACGGTCCGATCGGTGCAAAGGTATCGGGAGTTTTTCCCAACAGCCATTGACCGCCGGGGCGTCCGATTTGCCAGTCGCGGGCCGAGACGTCGTTGCCGACCGTGTATCCGGCAACGTGAGCGAAGGCGTCTTCACGCGAAATATTCCGTCCCCCGCGGCCGATGACGACGACCAACTCCGCCTCATAATCCACAGTCTTACAGGCCGCTGGAAGTTCGATGGTTTCTTCGGGGCCAATCACGGAACTGGAAAACTTGCTGAAGCAAATCGGCTCATCGGGAATCGGCGCGTTGCTCTCCACGGCGTGGTCGCGGTAATTGAGACCAATGCAAATCACCTTGCCGGGACGGGTTATCGGCGCCAGAAGTTCTCCCGTGACAAACTCACCCGCCGCCGAAGCTCGCTCGGCTGCGTCTTCGATTTTTTTCAGGTTCTGGGGAAGCTCGGCCAACAGGCCAGCCATGTCATTCGCAAGTGTCGGGTCGGCCGCCTGCAAATCTACGTATTGGTTTTCGATCACGGCGACGGCGCGGTTGCCGGCGTTTGTTCGCAAAGTGGCCAAATGCATCAGTCAACTCCTGGTTTGTTCCAACGTCGTTATTGTGCCGTTCGTGTACGGCAATTCGGGGCGCGCGTGAAAAACAGTTTTCTCGTACAACACTTCTCCCGGCTCATGAGCCGGACATCATACGGCTGTAGCGACTGGACTGGCAATCAAAGCGGATGGATCCGGGACAATTCGGCCATTTCACCAGCGATACAGCGGTCGATTGAGGCGAAATCTGAACATTCGTCATGCGGAATTCGGCCCCCAGACATCTTAAATCCCGCCAAAACTGGCTCAAAACGTCATTTGTTCGGGGTTTCGACGCTGCGAATTGCTCGAAAAATGATTCCCTTTGCCTCAAACAGTCGATAAGATGAAAAAGAGCGAATCATTTTGTTGGAGCCGGTCTATGCCAATCTGTCTTACTCCGCATCTCGACGGAGACCCGATCAAACTGGATAAAGCGATCCTGTTAGTCGGTCGGCATCCCAGTTGCGACATTATCTTGGTGTCGAGCCGTAAGGTTTCCCGTATTCATTGTTGCATCGCACAGGCGGGGAACCGTCTGTTGATCCGTGACCTGGGCAGCACCAATGGCGTTACGGTCAACGGTGCAAACGTTGAAGAATCGGAAATCCACCTGGGTGACGACGTTGTGATCGGCGACTTGAAATTCTTTGTCGGCGACGGCTCAGAAAATCGGCAGTCGAAGCACGACAAATCGAACGGGAACGGAAGCTCCGCACCGGTCAAAAAGATGAAGGGGCTCGATTCATCGGAAACTCCACTGGTGATCGAACGTGCCAGCGCCGAGGAATATGACATTGTCGAAGACTCAGACGATGAAGTTGACTCCCAGGCCATCGATGGCGAAAATTCGTTCGCGGAGTTGAGCGACTCGCACGTCGAGCCCGTTTGAATTTGATCCATCTGATCAACGAAACGCCGCAATCGCTCACCCCAAATCGCTCACCGCGCGTCCCACGCACAATTGCTGTTGCCCACGTTGGAATTCATCGTAATAGGTCAGCGAACTGTCGATGCCAAGATGCTTGAAAACCGTCGCGGTCAGGTCGGCGGGAGTCACCGGTTTGTCGGCGATATAGCCGCCGTTGGAAGTTGTCGCTCCGTAAGCCTGCCCCCCGCGCACTCCGCCTCCAGCAACCAATGCGGTAAATGCGTGTGGCCAATGATCGCGGCCCGTTTTTTCCGTCATGCCGTTTTGCGTGACCAGTCCGATCTTGGGCGTGCGTCCGAATTCGCCCAGCGCGACCACCATCGTGGTTTCCAAGAGCCCGCGCTGATCCAAGTCCTGCAGGAATCCCCCAAAGGCGTGATCAAACAATGGGCAAAGGTCGTTTTTCAGCTTGGGGAAATTTTGATGATGCGTGTCCCAATGCGGCGAGACCTTATCGTATTTCGTTTCGTCATCCCAGTTGACGGTCACCAACGGGATATCGTTTTCAACGAGTCGACGCGCTAGTAGTAAGCTTTGCCCGAATTTCGTCCGGCCATACAGGTCGCGAATCGCCGTCGGTTCTTCGGACAAGGAAAACGCATTCGTGGCCTGCGATGTTTCGACTAGTCGCAGGGCGCCGGCGTAATTCGTATCGACCAATTCGGCCAATTCCCCGGCATCGGTCCGACGGTCGGCCAATTTCCCCAATTGTTGCCGTAGTTCTCGCCGCCGGTCAAAACGCGAACGCGTGACCTCCTGAGGAAAGCGAACCCCCTCGACTTGGAAATCTTGCTTTCGCGGGTCTCCACGGATGAGAAACGGATTCCAATGTTCACCCATTCGCCCCCCAGTTTGGCCGGCGATCCGTTTGTCTTGCCCTACGAACTGTGTGTACCAAGGCAGAACCACCGAAGCAGGAAGCCCCGTTGTGGACTGTCCATAACGGGCGACCATCGACGCAATGGACGGCCAGTCTTCCGGGAGGGCTTGATCGGTGATGGGGGGACCAAAGTAGGGACGACCGGAATAGATTTCGCTGCAGGCCGGTCCATGCACGCTCATTTTGTGAGTCATCGAACGCAGCAGACAGAATTTATCCATCTGTTGCGACAACAGCGGCAGGTGTTCGCCGATGCGGATATCCGGTACGTTCGTGGCAATCGATTGGAATTCGCCGCGCACTTCCAGCGGAGCCTCGGGCTTCATATCCCACATATCGATGTGGCTCGGCCCGCCGAAGAGAAAGATAAACACACAGGATTTGGCCCGTGCTTGTGTGGTCGGCGTTTGTGCGAGCGTCGCGGCACGCAGTTGTTGCAACTGTGGTGTATTCAAACCAAGCAGGCTCAGCCCGCCGATTTGTAAACACTTCCGCCGTGCCAACTTGGGCTGATCCGCGAACAAGCTCAACATGGATACGTTTGCTCCCCGCTTGTGTGCCGCATCCGAGTCCCTCTCAGAGGCCGTTTCTGGATACCAACAGTTTACCCGATTTTCTCAACATGCGACAGTTTTTAATGGCTGTAAAGTCATCTCCCACCCAGATCGCACCGTAGTTTGTCACAAAATCCAATCTGTCCTTATCGAAATCATAGAGACCCCAACCGCTAAAGACACCCCAGGAGCGCCAGAGGCTCGTGCGCTCCAAAGAACGTTGCTCGTTCACTTGACCATTGTCGCAGACGACCGACAATTCACTGACAGCGGCGTGGGAATTCTGTCTACAAGTCGTTTCAAAACCCTCTGACGTGTCACGCAACCAATTGTATTATGGACCCCTGAACAGGCGCAACCGGGTTTTGAAACTGGTCTAGCAACGACAACTTGATTTTGTTTTGGCTAGAATAGCAGGCTGTTGGCTAGAATCCCGGCTGTGCTCGACCTATCCTCAACCAACGCGTTCGATTTTGTGAAACCCGCAATGATGTCAATTTGTTCATGACCGATAGCCCCAGCCGACCGATCTCAACCGAGCCCGATGATACGCTCCGGCAGGATGCTGAGAGTTCCGATCGGTCCGCGCGACTCAGTCGGCGGAAATTGCGTCCGCCGGGAGACGTGCCGGGTTACAAAATCAACCTCTGCCTGGGTGAAGGAGCCTACGGATCGGTCTGGCTAGCTGGGGAGCAAAACACCGGCAAGCAGGTTGCCATCAAATTCTACACGCACCGCGGCGGACTGGATTGGTCGCTGCTGAATCGTGAAGTCGAAAAACTGGCCATGCTGTATACGAGCCGCGATATTGTGCGGCTCTATGAAGTCGGCTGGGATGCGCAACCTCCTTACTATGTCATGGAGTACTTGGAAAACGGCTCGTTGGCAGCGCTTCTTCGGGAAGGACCGTTGTCAGTGACCGAATCGGTCCGTATTGCCGAAGCGGTGTTGCGGGCGCTGGTCCATGCCCATGGCAGCGGGATTTTGCATTGCGATATCAAACCGGCCAACGTGCTGCTCGACGGTGACATGCAACCTCGCTTGGCAGATTTTGGTCAGTCGCGGCTGTCAAACTCTCAGGACCCGGCGCTGGGGACTTTGTTTTACATGGCGCCGGATCAGGCGGATCTGGCGGCGGTGCCTGATGCGCGCTGGGACGTCTACGCGCTCGGCGCGCTGTTGTACCATTGCTTGTGCGGACACCCACCGTTTCGCACCCCCGAAGTCGAACAAAAAATCCTCGCAGCGGATAGCCTGCGTGAACGATTGGCGGTTTACCGGGGAACGTTACAATCCGCCGAGCGGCCCTCGGCACATCGTCGGGTCGCGGGCGTGGATAAACGCTTGGTGCATATCGTGGATCGCTGCCTGGAAATGAATCCCGCGCGGCGTTATCCCAATGCGCAGGCCGCCTTGGAAGCATTCAAAGTCCGCGCCAAACAGCGTGCCCGTCGACCGGCGATTGTGATGGGCATCATTGCCCCTTTGCTGCTGCTGATAGCGCTGGTGCCTTTGGGATTTCAGGCAGGCGACAAGGCGGTGGCCACCTCTGAATCGGCAGTGGTTTTTCAGGCCTCAGAGAACAACAAACTGGCGGCCAAGGCAACCGCACGGATGTTGGAAAGCGAACTGGTCGGCTTGATCGGCCAATTGCACGGCGCGGCGAGTAATCCAGAATTGGCCGAGGCGATCTATCGTGAAGGGGAATTGCCCCAAGACAAACGTTCCCAGCTGGAAGAATTGCTAATAAATTTCCGCCGCCGATACAGTGTCCCGCGAACGCTGAAAGCCCGGTCACGGACCACAGTCGCCAAAGACGACGAAATCGACTATCTGTTGGATCGCAGTTGGTTTCTCACCAATGCCCAAGGCGTTCAACTGTGGCGTGATCCGCATGGCGAGACCATCGACGGTGAATATCATTGGCGCGATTATTTTCACTGGGGCGGCAAACAGCTTCCTAAAACCGTGGACGTCAAAGATGTAAAAACCCATTGGGATGAGAAAACATTTCACATCTCCTCTCCCTTCGTCAGTGAAGAGACGAATAGCTACATGGTGGCCATCTCGGTCGTCGTCCGTGATAAAGAGACCTCGCAACCGCTGGGCGTACTCGCCCGCACCATTGACTTGGGAAAATTGCTCTCCGAAAAAACGCTGGGAGGAGTGCGACGGGTTGCAATGATTGATGGACGCAACGGCAAATTTTTGGATCACCCTTTGATGTCTCCCACGCGATTTGAAGGCCTCGACGACGATGAAGTCACGGCCACCATTGAAGACTTGGAACTGAGTCCTGCGATCCGCGAAAAACTCGCACAGTACCAGCATTCAGAACACCGGACACAAGATGCGGGTGAGATGGATGTGATCATCGAAAACCAACATCGCGATCCTGCGGACCGACTTGATCCAGAAGCCGTGAAACGCGGCGACGACCAGCAGCGCTGGTTAGCCGCCTTTGCCCGGGTCCCCGGAACCGACTGGTGGACCGTTGCCCAGGAGCGGCACACCGAAGCGATTCAACCCGTGCATAAAGTCCAATCGGAATTAATGTTCTATGGCATGATCGGACTGTCGGCGTTTTTTGCGCTGATTGGCGCACTGTGGTACTTCTTATTACGCGGCGTAAGCAACCGGACAGTCCGTCTCGGCTTGTCGCGATCCCGCCGCGGTCGCAATACCGAAACCGAAGCATTGTCCGGCAGCGGGAGGAGTTCGTCATTTGACTGAGCTAATGGCCGAATGTGCCGAATCCCAAAACCGTGCGACGGTCGTGATCGAATCAGACAAGCCGCTTGCGGTTGGTCGCGATGAGCAATGTGACTTTGCTATTCCCTGGGATAAATCGATCTCACGGAAACATGTCGAAGTGCGCCTCGTCGGCGAGTGCCTCCGCGTCCGCAGGTTCGCTGTCGCTGCCAATCCACTGTTCCATCGTGGTGCGCAGGTCGAGTCTTGTGAATTGGAACCGGGCGACCATTTTGTACTGGGACACACCACATTCCTATTCAGCGACGCACGGACCCCACGGCTCTCGACTCCCACACAACCGGTGGAAGAGGTCGCCTTTTCACGCGACGACTTGCGGCGGATTCAATTTCTCGATGCCGACCGACGCATTGAAGTATTAACACACCTGCCCGATGTAATTTGGGGCGCGCGGACCGATGAAGAATTGTTCGTCCGCCTGACAACCACCCTCCTGGCAGGCATTGCCGGAGCTGAAGCGGCTGCGGTCGTTTCGATTGCGGGCGATGAACCGCCGGTGATTGAACATTGGGAGCGTCGTCTGGAAGTCGCCGGAGAATTTCGTCCCAGCACGCGACTGATCAAGGCGGCCGTGTTGGAGAAAGAGCAAAGCATCCTGCACGTCTGGGAAAGCGAAGAGCACCATCAGGCGGATTACACCATCACACAGGAATTTGATTGGGCGTTTTGCACACCGGTCCGTGGCGCTGCCACGCAAGGTTGGGGGCTTTATCTAGCCGGTCGTTTTGATCGCGCCGCCAATCCCGCCGGACAATTGGATACCAGCGAACAGCAGTTGCGCGGTGATGTCAAATTTGCCGAGTTGATGGCGGAAATTATCAGCGCAGTGCGGCAGGTCAATCGCCTGGAACGGCAACAGGCCGGTTTGCGACAATTCTTCGCGCCGCGAATTTTGTCATCGTTGGGAGACGGTTTCGACACAAAAAGCCTCGATCCGCGCGAGTGCGACGTCACCGTGTTATTTTGTGACCTTCGCGGTTTTAGCAAACAGGCCGAAGGAGCCCGCGATGAATTGATCCATCTCCTCGATCGCGTCAGCCAAGCCTTGGGCGTGATGACGCATCATATTTCCGAACATGGCGGTGTGATCGGCGATTATCAGGGCGATGCGGCGATGGGATTTTGGGGCTGGCCGGTCGCCACGGATTCGGCGGCACTGGATGCCTGCCGCGCCGCTTTGGGAATTCGCGCTGCCTTTGCTGCGACTGCCGGGAAAAAAGATCACGCGTTGGCCGATTTCCAGATGGGGATCGGCATCGCACACGGCAGAGCGGTGGCGGGGAAAATCGGGACCACCAACCATGTCAAAGTCACCGTTTTTGGGCCGGTCGTCAACCTCGCCAGCCGGCTGGAAGGGATGACCAAACAGCTCCGCGTTCCGATTCTGTTGGATGAAGCATTGGTAGAGCGAATCCAAGACGAATTGACTCCCGAAGAGGGCCGCATTCGCAAATTGGCCCGCGTGTTACCCTACGGGATGCAGACCCCGGTGACGGTCAGTGAATTGCTCCCCTCCGAAGCCGCCTTTCCGGAACTCACCGCGGCGCATCTGGAATCGTATGAACATGCGGTGACCAATTTTCTGGCCGGGGATTGGGAACAGTCGTATCGGGCGCTGCACGACATCCCGCCCAGCGACCGGGCACAGGACTTTCTCAACGTCCTGATTGCCCAGCACAATCGTCAAGCCCCGGGCGATTGGGACGGCATCGTCAAACTGCCCAGTAAATAGCCAGTTGGTTCGACACAATGCCTCTGGCTGTGGCAACGATTGTGCGGATTGCACCGGCCGAGTCACCGTGGCTGTCGTATCGGGGCTAGGTAAACTCAATCGATTGGGCAATGCTGGCAATTAGCAACCTATACTTCACTAC from Symmachiella dynata encodes:
- a CDS encoding zinc-dependent alcohol dehydrogenase family protein, with the translated sequence MQAVVLNQFGEPADVLRIESRDQPVPASGHVRVRMLASPINPSDLMMIRGQYGILPELPATPGFEGVGIVEASGGGLLGKFLVGKRVAVLNGTTGNWQQQTTVPAKQAVPLGKELSVEQAAMFFVNPATAYVMTRQVLKVPRGAWLLQTAAGSALGKMVIRLGRKYGFRTLNVVRREEQVAELKSLGGDAVIAASPAELPAAVSEITSGQGVPYAIDPVGGALGTAVVQSLGKGGRMLVFGTLSGEPLSFSPRDIMTPDANIAGFWLSNHMNSLNLIGKLKLVKMVKTLLRDGTLTADVGETFPLDKVCDAVRAAEQSGRAGKVLLSISE
- a CDS encoding fumarylacetoacetate hydrolase family protein translates to MHLATLRTNAGNRAVAVIENQYVDLQAADPTLANDMAGLLAELPQNLKKIEDAAERASAAGEFVTGELLAPITRPGKVICIGLNYRDHAVESNAPIPDEPICFSKFSSSVIGPEETIELPAACKTVDYEAELVVVIGRGGRNISREDAFAHVAGYTVGNDVSARDWQIGRPGGQWLLGKTPDTFAPIGPYVVTADKIENPSDLAISLRLNGETMQDSSTKELIFGVDEIIAHISQLFSLEPGDIIFTGTPPGVGMARKPPVFLKDGDVTEVEIEGLGVLKNSVKQL
- a CDS encoding FHA domain-containing protein, with amino-acid sequence MPICLTPHLDGDPIKLDKAILLVGRHPSCDIILVSSRKVSRIHCCIAQAGNRLLIRDLGSTNGVTVNGANVEESEIHLGDDVVIGDLKFFVGDGSENRQSKHDKSNGNGSSAPVKKMKGLDSSETPLVIERASAEEYDIVEDSDDEVDSQAIDGENSFAELSDSHVEPV
- a CDS encoding DUF1501 domain-containing protein, which gives rise to MLSLFADQPKLARRKCLQIGGLSLLGLNTPQLQQLRAATLAQTPTTQARAKSCVFIFLFGGPSHIDMWDMKPEAPLEVRGEFQSIATNVPDIRIGEHLPLLSQQMDKFCLLRSMTHKMSVHGPACSEIYSGRPYFGPPITDQALPEDWPSIASMVARYGQSTTGLPASVVLPWYTQFVGQDKRIAGQTGGRMGEHWNPFLIRGDPRKQDFQVEGVRFPQEVTRSRFDRRRELRQQLGKLADRRTDAGELAELVDTNYAGALRLVETSQATNAFSLSEEPTAIRDLYGRTKFGQSLLLARRLVENDIPLVTVNWDDETKYDKVSPHWDTHHQNFPKLKNDLCPLFDHAFGGFLQDLDQRGLLETTMVVALGEFGRTPKIGLVTQNGMTEKTGRDHWPHAFTALVAGGGVRGGQAYGATTSNGGYIADKPVTPADLTATVFKHLGIDSSLTYYDEFQRGQQQLCVGRAVSDLG
- a CDS encoding serine/threonine protein kinase, which encodes MTDSPSRPISTEPDDTLRQDAESSDRSARLSRRKLRPPGDVPGYKINLCLGEGAYGSVWLAGEQNTGKQVAIKFYTHRGGLDWSLLNREVEKLAMLYTSRDIVRLYEVGWDAQPPYYVMEYLENGSLAALLREGPLSVTESVRIAEAVLRALVHAHGSGILHCDIKPANVLLDGDMQPRLADFGQSRLSNSQDPALGTLFYMAPDQADLAAVPDARWDVYALGALLYHCLCGHPPFRTPEVEQKILAADSLRERLAVYRGTLQSAERPSAHRRVAGVDKRLVHIVDRCLEMNPARRYPNAQAALEAFKVRAKQRARRPAIVMGIIAPLLLLIALVPLGFQAGDKAVATSESAVVFQASENNKLAAKATARMLESELVGLIGQLHGAASNPELAEAIYREGELPQDKRSQLEELLINFRRRYSVPRTLKARSRTTVAKDDEIDYLLDRSWFLTNAQGVQLWRDPHGETIDGEYHWRDYFHWGGKQLPKTVDVKDVKTHWDEKTFHISSPFVSEETNSYMVAISVVVRDKETSQPLGVLARTIDLGKLLSEKTLGGVRRVAMIDGRNGKFLDHPLMSPTRFEGLDDDEVTATIEDLELSPAIREKLAQYQHSEHRTQDAGEMDVIIENQHRDPADRLDPEAVKRGDDQQRWLAAFARVPGTDWWTVAQERHTEAIQPVHKVQSELMFYGMIGLSAFFALIGALWYFLLRGVSNRTVRLGLSRSRRGRNTETEALSGSGRSSSFD
- a CDS encoding adenylate/guanylate cyclase domain-containing protein → MTELMAECAESQNRATVVIESDKPLAVGRDEQCDFAIPWDKSISRKHVEVRLVGECLRVRRFAVAANPLFHRGAQVESCELEPGDHFVLGHTTFLFSDARTPRLSTPTQPVEEVAFSRDDLRRIQFLDADRRIEVLTHLPDVIWGARTDEELFVRLTTTLLAGIAGAEAAAVVSIAGDEPPVIEHWERRLEVAGEFRPSTRLIKAAVLEKEQSILHVWESEEHHQADYTITQEFDWAFCTPVRGAATQGWGLYLAGRFDRAANPAGQLDTSEQQLRGDVKFAELMAEIISAVRQVNRLERQQAGLRQFFAPRILSSLGDGFDTKSLDPRECDVTVLFCDLRGFSKQAEGARDELIHLLDRVSQALGVMTHHISEHGGVIGDYQGDAAMGFWGWPVATDSAALDACRAALGIRAAFAATAGKKDHALADFQMGIGIAHGRAVAGKIGTTNHVKVTVFGPVVNLASRLEGMTKQLRVPILLDEALVERIQDELTPEEGRIRKLARVLPYGMQTPVTVSELLPSEAAFPELTAAHLESYEHAVTNFLAGDWEQSYRALHDIPPSDRAQDFLNVLIAQHNRQAPGDWDGIVKLPSK